The Bradyrhizobium oligotrophicum S58 genome contains the following window.
GAAGTCGACCAACCGCGACGAGATCCGCAAGGTGATCGCGATGGGCGACGTCTGCATGGACGCGCCGGAAGGCAAGGTCTGCATCGACCCCAAGAGCCAGCACATGTCGCACACGATCTATCTCGCCAAGGTCGGCGCCGACCATTCGATCTCGTTCCCGAAGGTCTGGGAAGACATCAAGCCGTATTGGCTGGGCGACGCCGGCTGTGACCTGACCAAGAAGGATCCGATGGCGCAGTACACGCCGTCGAATCCGCCGCCGAAGCCCTGATCGGCGGAAGCGGCTGTCCCGGCGTCCCCTCACGCCGGGGCAGCTCGCTCCTTCATCGCCTTACGCATCCGAACCCCACATCGATCGAAGACATGGACATCGCAACCCTCGCATTCTCTGCACTCTACCAGTTCGGCGACGCGTTCGCGTTCCTGGTGCTGTCGGCCTGCGGGCTCGCGGTGATCTTCGGCATGATGGGCGTGATCAATCTCGCCCATGGCGAGTTCATCATGTGCGGCGCCTATGTCACGGCAGCGACGGTGCATGCCGGCCTGCCGCTGCCGCTCGGCATCCTCTGCGGTACGCTGGCTTCCGCCTTCGTCGGTGTTCTCGTCGAGCTTCTGGTCATCCGGCATCTCTACGAGCGGCCGCTCGACACCATCGTCGCGACCTGGGGTCTCAGCCTGATCGCCACGCAGGGAACGCTGATCCTGGTGGGATCGACGATGGCCGGCGTCGGCACGCCGTTCGGCAGCTTCCAGGTCGGCGCCTATTCTTATTCGATCTACCGCATCGTGCTGTTTGCAGCCGCGCTGGGCGTGCTCGGCGCGCTCTATGCGCTGTTCAACTGGACACGGTTCGGCGTGCTCGCGCGAGCGACAATCCAGGTGCCGCATATGGCCGCCGCGTTGGGCGTGGATACGCGGCTGATCTACAGCCTCACCTTCGCCTGCGGAGCAGGCCTCGCCGGTCTCGCCGGCGGGCTCTACGCGCCGACCATGACCTTGGTGCCGACCATGGGCGCGACCTTCATCATGGAGGCGTTCGTCACGGTGGTGATCGGTGGCGCCGACGTATTCCTCGGCACCGCGCCGGCCGGCGGCATCCTCGCTATCGTGAAGTCGGGGATGACCTCCTGGCAGGGCCAGCTGTTCGGCCAGATCGGGCTGTTGATCGCCGTCATCATCGTCGTCCGGGTGCTGCCGAAGGGCATCTCCGGCTTCGTGCTGCGCGAGCGGACCTGAGGAGCGGCGCCGTGACCGGATTTCTCGCATTGTTCCGCCGCCTCGAAGGCCCGCAGACGCTCGGCCGCGGCCCTGGCTTCTGGGCGCTGTTCGCGCTCGTGCTGGCGGGAGCGCTGGCCTATCCGCTGTTCAGCGACGGCTACACCGTCGGCAACACCGTCTACTTCTTCGTGTGGGTGTTCATCGCGCTCAGCCTCAGCCTGATCTGGGGCTATGGCGGCTCACTGTCGTTCGGCCAGACTGCGTTCTTCGGCATCGCCGGCTATGGCTACGGCATTCTCACCATCAATTTCGGCGCCGCCTACGGCTTCACGTTCATCGCGCTGCTGCTCGCGGTCGCCATGGCCGCGCTGGTGGCGGCGCTGCTCGGCTATTTCATGTTCTTCGGCCGCATCAGCGGCGTGTTCCTCGGCATCGTCACGCTCGCGGTGACTCTGATGCTGGAACGCTTCATGGCGCAGACCGCGGGCCCCGAATGGCGTATCGGCGCTGCCAGGCTGAACGGCTTCAACGGCATGAGCGCGATGCCGCCGCTGACGATCCCCTGGTTCGGCGGGCCGATTCCGCTGTTTGCCGATATCGGCCTGTATTATGTCGTGCTCGGCATGCTCGTGCTGGTCTATCTCGCCCTGCGCATGCTGATGAACTCGGCGTTCGGCAACGTCATCGTTGCCATCCGGGAAAATCCCGAGCGTGCGGAGATGCTCGGCTACGACATCAGAAAATATCAGCTGATCACCTTCGTGATCGGAGCTGCGCTCGCGGGGCTTTCCGGCGTGCTCTACACGGTGTGGGGGCAATACATCACGCCCTCCAGCATGGGCATGACGGCGGCCTCGCTGCCGCTGATCTGGGTCGCGGTCGGCGGCCGCAGCGATCTCACGGCCACCGTGATCGGCACGCTCGTGGTGCTCTCCGGCTTCCAGGCGCTGACGATCTATGGGAGCCAGTATGCGCTGGTGTTCATGGGCGTGCTGCTGGTGCTCACCGTGCTGATCGCGCCCAACGGCCTCGTGCTCGGGATCATCAACTGGATCGCGAAGCTGGTGACGCGGCGCAAGCAGGAGGCGGCGTGATGGCGCTGCTGCAATTGCGTGACGTCAACAAGCATTTCGGCGGCCTGCACGTCACCAACGCCGTCAACCTCGTGCTGGAGCAGGGCGAGATCCATTGCCTGATCGGTCCGAACGGCGCCGGCAAGAGCACTCTGTTCCGCCTGATCCTCGGCGAGCATCATCCCGGCAGCGGCCAGATCTGCTTCGCGGGCGAGGACATCACCGCGTTGAAATCCTTTGCGCGCATCCGCCGCGGGCTGTCGGTCAAGTTCCAGGTGCCGGGTGTGTTCAAGGGTCTGTCGGTGCGGCAGAACCTGGAGATCGCGCTGCAGAGCCGGCTGCACGGCGTCACGCTCGGACGCGAGATCGACCGTCTGCTCGCCTTTCTCAATCTCGAAGCCGAGCAGGCGCAACTGGCCGGCAATCTCAGCCACGGCCAGAAGCAGTGGCTGGAGATCGGCATGGCAATCGCGCTGAAGCCGCGGCTGCTGCTGCTCGACGAGCCGACCGCCGGCATGTCGCCGGAGGAGACGCACATGACCGGCGAGATGGTGCGGCGGCTGAATGCGGCCGGCATGACCGTGCTCGCGATCGAGCACGACATGGCGTTCGTGCGCCAGGTCGCGCAGCGCGTCACGGTGCTGCATCTCGGTCAGGTGTTCGCGCAAGGCTCGATCGACGAGATCGTGGCGGACGAGCGTGTCGCGGCGATCTATCTGGGGCAGGCGCATGCGTAAGGAAGTCATCCTCACCACCCTGGGGCTTCGCGCCGGCTATGGCGGCAAGCCGGTGCTGCAGGGCCTGGAGATCGAGGTGCGCGAAGGCGAGATCGTTGCCGTGATCGGTCGCAACGGCGTCGGCAAATCGACCCTGATGAAGAGCCTGATCGGGCTGGTGCCGGCGATGTCCGGCTCGATCGTCTATCGCGGTGAGGCGGTCGAGCATCTGCCGGCCCATAAGCGCGCCCGGCTCGGAATGGGTTACGTGCCGCAGGGCCGCGACGTGTTTCCGCGGCTGACGGTCGGCGAAAACATCGCGGTCGGTGCGGCGATCAAGGGCGGCGGAATTCCGGAGGTGGGGCGTCAGCGCGTCGTCGGCGCATTTCCCATTCTCGGGGAGCGCTGGAGCCAGCGCGCCGGCACGATGTCCGGCGGCCAGCAGCAGCAGCTCGCGATCGGCCGGGTGCTGATCGCCGATCCGCACATGATTTTGCTCGATGAGCCCTCGGAGGGCATTCAGCCAAACATCGTTCAGGACATCGCCCGCAACATGGTCGAGCTCAACCGCCGGACCGGCGTCACCATCATCCTGGTCGAGCAGAATCTCGACATGATCCGCGCCATGGCGCAGCGCGCTTACGTCATGGACAAGGGCCGCATCACCGCAAGCCTGACGCACGAGGCGCTCGACGATGCCGCCGAGATGCGCCGGCATCTCGCGGTTTGACGCAAAGAAACTTCAACAACGAGCACAAGGAGAACGAGCATGGCCTGGCAGTCGGAGTCGATCATGGCCCGCAGGGGCATCGCCAAGGGTGCGCGCGGGGCGCATCATGTCATCACCGAGAAGGACCAGGGCAAGTATCACTATGTCTACGGCCCCTATGTCGAGCCGGTGCTGACCATCGACCCCGGCGCGGTGGTCTCCGCCGAGACGCATGACGCGTTCGAGGGCGCGATCAAGCACGAGACCGACAGCCCGTCGAAGATCCTGAACTTCCCGTTCCTCAATCCGCAGAACGGCCCGATCTACGTCAACGGTGCCGAGAAGGGCGACACGCTCGCGGTCTACATCGAGAGCATCGTGCCGCGCGGGCCGCAGCCGCGCGGCACCACCGTGGTCATGCCGGAGTTCGGCGGGCTGGTCGGAACGGGGAACACCGCATTGCTCAATCCGGCGCTGCCGGAGCGGGTGAAAAAGCTCGAAATCACGGCCGAAGACGGCACCAGATGGAACGACAAGATCACGTTGCCCTATGAGCCGTTCATCGGCACCATTGGCACCTCGCCGGAAATCGAGGCGATCTCCTCGCTGGTCCCGGACTACTATGGCGGCAACATGGATCTGCCGGATGTCGGCACCGGCGCGGTGATCTATCTGCCCGTCAACACCAAGGGGGCGCTGCTCTATCTCGGCGACTGCCATGCTGCGCAGGGCGACGGCGAATTGTGCGGCGTCGCGATCGAGCATCCGACGGTCACGACCGTGCAGGTCGATCTGATCAAGGGCTGGCCCATCGCCTGGCCGCGACTGGAGACGAAGGACTTCATCATGACCATCGGCTCTGCCAGGCCGATGGAGGATGCCGCGCGCATCGCCTATCGCGAGCTGTGCCGCTGGATGGCGGCGGACTACGGCTTTGAGGAGATCGACGCCTACATGCTGCTGACCCAGGCCGGGCGCGTCCGCCTCGGCAACATGGTCGATCCGAAATACACGCTTGGCGCCTCCATCAAGAAATCGTTCCTGGTCTGAGGCAGCAAGCGATGTTGTCGAAATACAAGGTCGCGACCGTCCAGTTCGAGCCGACTTTGGGCGAGAAGGAGCGCAATATTTCCGGCCTGCTCGAGCTCTGCGAGCAGGCCGCGCGAGCGGGCGCGAAGCTGATCGTGACGCCGGAAATGGGGACGACCGGCTATTGCTGGTACGATCGCGCGGAGGTGGCGCCGTTCGTCGAGACGATTCCAGGCTCGACCACGCATCGCTTCGCCGCGCTCGCCAAGCGCCATGGCTGCTTCATCGTGATCGGCATGCCCGAGGTCGATGACGACGACATCTACTACAACAGCGCGGTGCTGATCGGGCCCGACGGCGTCATCGGCCGGCACCGCAAGACCCATCCCTACATCTCCGAGCCGAAATGGGCGGCGGCCGGCGATTTGCACAATCAGGTGTTCGAGACGCCGATCGGCCGGATCGCGCTTCTGATCTGCATGGACATCCATTTCGTCGAGACGGCGCGGCTGATGGCGCTCGGCGGCGCCGACATCATCTGCCACATCTCGAACTGGCTCGCCGAGCGCACGCCGGCGCCCTACTGGATCAGCCGCGCGTTCGAGAATTCCTGCTACGTGATCGAGAGCA
Protein-coding sequences here:
- a CDS encoding ABC transporter permease subunit translates to MDIATLAFSALYQFGDAFAFLVLSACGLAVIFGMMGVINLAHGEFIMCGAYVTAATVHAGLPLPLGILCGTLASAFVGVLVELLVIRHLYERPLDTIVATWGLSLIATQGTLILVGSTMAGVGTPFGSFQVGAYSYSIYRIVLFAAALGVLGALYALFNWTRFGVLARATIQVPHMAAALGVDTRLIYSLTFACGAGLAGLAGGLYAPTMTLVPTMGATFIMEAFVTVVIGGADVFLGTAPAGGILAIVKSGMTSWQGQLFGQIGLLIAVIIVVRVLPKGISGFVLRERT
- a CDS encoding branched-chain amino acid ABC transporter permease, translating into MTGFLALFRRLEGPQTLGRGPGFWALFALVLAGALAYPLFSDGYTVGNTVYFFVWVFIALSLSLIWGYGGSLSFGQTAFFGIAGYGYGILTINFGAAYGFTFIALLLAVAMAALVAALLGYFMFFGRISGVFLGIVTLAVTLMLERFMAQTAGPEWRIGAARLNGFNGMSAMPPLTIPWFGGPIPLFADIGLYYVVLGMLVLVYLALRMLMNSAFGNVIVAIRENPERAEMLGYDIRKYQLITFVIGAALAGLSGVLYTVWGQYITPSSMGMTAASLPLIWVAVGGRSDLTATVIGTLVVLSGFQALTIYGSQYALVFMGVLLVLTVLIAPNGLVLGIINWIAKLVTRRKQEAA
- a CDS encoding ABC transporter ATP-binding protein, translated to MALLQLRDVNKHFGGLHVTNAVNLVLEQGEIHCLIGPNGAGKSTLFRLILGEHHPGSGQICFAGEDITALKSFARIRRGLSVKFQVPGVFKGLSVRQNLEIALQSRLHGVTLGREIDRLLAFLNLEAEQAQLAGNLSHGQKQWLEIGMAIALKPRLLLLDEPTAGMSPEETHMTGEMVRRLNAAGMTVLAIEHDMAFVRQVAQRVTVLHLGQVFAQGSIDEIVADERVAAIYLGQAHA
- a CDS encoding ABC transporter ATP-binding protein translates to MRKEVILTTLGLRAGYGGKPVLQGLEIEVREGEIVAVIGRNGVGKSTLMKSLIGLVPAMSGSIVYRGEAVEHLPAHKRARLGMGYVPQGRDVFPRLTVGENIAVGAAIKGGGIPEVGRQRVVGAFPILGERWSQRAGTMSGGQQQQLAIGRVLIADPHMILLDEPSEGIQPNIVQDIARNMVELNRRTGVTIILVEQNLDMIRAMAQRAYVMDKGRITASLTHEALDDAAEMRRHLAV
- a CDS encoding acetamidase/formamidase family protein, which produces MAWQSESIMARRGIAKGARGAHHVITEKDQGKYHYVYGPYVEPVLTIDPGAVVSAETHDAFEGAIKHETDSPSKILNFPFLNPQNGPIYVNGAEKGDTLAVYIESIVPRGPQPRGTTVVMPEFGGLVGTGNTALLNPALPERVKKLEITAEDGTRWNDKITLPYEPFIGTIGTSPEIEAISSLVPDYYGGNMDLPDVGTGAVIYLPVNTKGALLYLGDCHAAQGDGELCGVAIEHPTVTTVQVDLIKGWPIAWPRLETKDFIMTIGSARPMEDAARIAYRELCRWMAADYGFEEIDAYMLLTQAGRVRLGNMVDPKYTLGASIKKSFLV